One stretch of Enterobacter sp. RHBSTW-00994 DNA includes these proteins:
- the entC gene encoding isochorismate synthase EntC has translation MDTSLAEDLQHTATTLQSDSFFFMSPYRSFTTSGCFARFSEPALGGDDPASAFQQKLTRMFEKAKASGIAHPVMVGAIPFDTREPSSLFIPQRWQTFSRPARQQSARYLSGAQELTVKQRTEIPPQPVFEEMVSRAAALTATPQVNKVVLSRLIDIATDRNIESGALLERLIAQNPASFNFHVPLEDGGVLLGASPELLLRKEGSHFSSLPLAGSARRQPDDVLDREAGNKLLASEKDRHEHELVTQAMKTVLENRSHSLSMPSSPQLVTTPTLWHLATPIEGEAHQHENALTLACLLHPTPALSGFPHQAAKQIIAELEPFDRDLFGGIVGWCDSEGNGEWVVTIRCARIHDKTVRLFAGAGIVPASSPVGEWRETGVKLSTMLNVFGLH, from the coding sequence ATGGATACGTCATTGGCTGAGGATCTTCAGCACACTGCGACCACGCTGCAATCAGACAGCTTTTTCTTTATGTCGCCTTATCGCAGCTTCACCACGTCTGGTTGTTTTGCCCGTTTTTCTGAGCCTGCTCTGGGCGGCGATGACCCTGCAAGCGCCTTTCAGCAAAAGCTGACCCGAATGTTTGAGAAGGCGAAAGCCAGCGGAATTGCACATCCCGTCATGGTCGGCGCAATCCCGTTTGATACTCGCGAACCGTCTTCACTGTTTATTCCGCAACGCTGGCAAACCTTTTCGCGCCCTGCGCGTCAGCAGTCTGCGCGTTATCTTTCCGGGGCGCAGGAACTGACGGTAAAACAACGCACTGAAATCCCACCACAGCCTGTGTTTGAAGAGATGGTTTCCCGGGCTGCTGCGCTTACGGCCACACCGCAGGTGAATAAAGTGGTGCTGTCGCGCCTGATTGATATTGCCACCGATCGCAACATTGAGAGCGGTGCGCTGCTGGAGCGCCTGATTGCGCAAAACCCGGCGAGTTTTAACTTCCATGTGCCGCTGGAAGATGGCGGCGTGCTGTTGGGGGCAAGCCCGGAACTGCTGCTGCGCAAAGAGGGCTCTCACTTTAGCTCGCTGCCGCTGGCAGGCTCTGCGCGACGTCAGCCGGATGATGTGCTGGATCGTGAAGCGGGCAACAAATTACTGGCATCGGAAAAAGACCGCCACGAGCATGAGCTGGTGACGCAGGCGATGAAAACGGTGCTGGAAAATCGCAGTCACTCCCTGAGTATGCCGTCGTCACCTCAGTTGGTGACAACACCGACGCTGTGGCATCTGGCTACGCCGATCGAGGGCGAAGCGCATCAGCATGAAAACGCACTGACGCTGGCCTGTTTGCTGCATCCGACGCCGGCACTGAGCGGCTTCCCGCATCAGGCGGCTAAACAGATTATCGCTGAGCTGGAACCGTTCGACCGCGATCTGTTTGGCGGCATTGTTGGCTGGTGTGATAGCGAAGGCAATGGCGAGTGGGTGGTGACTATCCGCTGTGCGCGTATCCACGATAAAACCGTTCGTCTGTTTGCTGGCGCGGGTATTGTCCCTGCGTCATCTCCGGTTGGCGAATGGCGCGAAACCGGGGTGAAACTCTCCACCATGCTGAACGTTTTTGGCTTGCATTAA
- the entE gene encoding (2,3-dihydroxybenzoyl)adenylate synthase EntE, with protein MTIPFTRWPEDFARRYREKGYWQDLPLTHILTRHVDNDAVAIVDGERRYTYRQFNQAVNNLASALQAQGLHRGETALVQLGNVAEFYITFFALLQVGVAPVNALFSHQRSELNAYALQIKPALLIADRDHTLFAGDDFLNTFINEHSSVRVVLLRGERGEHALEAAIARPADNFIPNPTPADEVAFFQLSGGSTGTPKLIPRTHNDYDYSIRRSNEICGITADTRYLNALPAAHNYAMSSPGSLGIFTAGGCVVLANDPSATLCFPLIEQHQINVTSLVPPAVSLWLQAIAEGAGNAQLQSLKLLQVGGARLSATLAARIPAEIGCQLQQVFGMAEGLVNYTALDDTPERIMNTQGRPMCPDDEVWVADENGNPLPRGEVGRLMTRGPYTFRGYFNSPEHNASAFDAEGFYCSGDLIAIDEQGYITVQGREKDQINRGGEKIAAEEIENLLLRHSSVIHAALVSMEDNLLGEKSCAYLVVKQPLRAVEVRRFLREQGVAEFKLPDRVESVDALPLTPVGKVDKKQLRLWLAERAQG; from the coding sequence ATGACCATCCCCTTTACCCGTTGGCCGGAAGATTTTGCCCGGCGCTATCGTGAAAAAGGCTACTGGCAGGATCTGCCCCTGACCCACATTCTGACACGCCATGTGGATAATGACGCGGTGGCGATCGTCGACGGTGAGCGGCGTTACACCTACCGCCAGTTTAATCAGGCGGTGAATAACCTCGCGAGCGCGTTGCAGGCCCAGGGTCTTCATCGTGGTGAGACGGCGCTGGTGCAACTGGGTAACGTTGCCGAGTTTTACATCACCTTCTTTGCCCTGCTTCAGGTGGGAGTCGCGCCGGTTAATGCGCTCTTCAGCCACCAGCGTAGTGAACTGAACGCTTATGCGTTGCAGATAAAACCTGCGCTGCTGATTGCCGATCGCGACCATACGCTGTTTGCGGGCGATGATTTCCTCAATACTTTTATCAATGAACACAGCTCAGTGCGCGTGGTTCTGCTGCGTGGCGAGCGTGGTGAACATGCCCTGGAGGCGGCTATTGCCCGTCCGGCGGATAATTTCATCCCTAATCCGACACCTGCCGATGAAGTCGCATTTTTCCAGCTTTCCGGTGGCAGTACCGGTACGCCGAAACTGATCCCGCGTACGCATAACGACTATGACTACAGCATTCGTCGCAGCAATGAGATTTGCGGCATCACCGCTGACACCCGTTACCTGAATGCGCTGCCTGCGGCGCATAACTATGCCATGAGTTCTCCGGGCTCGCTCGGGATCTTTACGGCCGGCGGTTGTGTTGTGCTGGCAAACGATCCGAGTGCCACGCTCTGCTTTCCGCTGATTGAACAGCATCAGATTAACGTCACCTCGCTGGTTCCTCCGGCAGTTAGCCTGTGGCTACAGGCGATTGCAGAAGGGGCGGGCAACGCACAGCTTCAGTCGCTCAAACTGCTGCAGGTGGGTGGGGCTCGTTTGTCGGCAACGCTTGCCGCGCGTATTCCGGCGGAGATTGGCTGCCAGTTACAGCAGGTGTTTGGCATGGCCGAAGGACTGGTCAACTACACGGCGCTGGATGATACGCCAGAGCGCATCATGAACACTCAGGGTCGTCCGATGTGCCCGGATGATGAGGTGTGGGTGGCTGATGAGAACGGTAACCCGCTGCCGCGCGGTGAAGTTGGACGGCTGATGACGCGCGGGCCGTATACCTTCCGGGGCTACTTCAACAGCCCGGAACATAACGCCAGCGCCTTTGATGCCGAGGGTTTTTACTGCTCTGGCGACCTGATCGCCATCGACGAGCAGGGCTACATCACCGTACAGGGGCGCGAAAAAGATCAGATCAATCGGGGGGGCGAGAAAATTGCCGCCGAGGAGATCGAAAACCTGCTGCTGCGCCATTCGTCGGTGATCCATGCCGCGCTGGTGAGCATGGAAGATAACCTGCTGGGTGAAAAAAGCTGCGCTTATCTGGTGGTGAAACAGCCGCTGCGTGCCGTTGAGGTTCGCCGGTTCCTGCGTGAACAGGGCGTTGCGGAGTTCAAACTGCCGGACCGCGTAGAGAGCGTGGACGCGCTGCCGTTGACCCCGGTAGGGAAAGTAGACAAGAAACAGTTGCGCCTGTGGCTCGCTGAACGCGCCCAGGGCTGA
- a CDS encoding isochorismatase, with translation MAIPKLTGYALPTAADLPDNKVNWAFEPERAALLIHDMQEYFLNFWGENSPMMAQVVANIAKIREYCKEHNIPVYYTAQPKEQSDEDRALLNDMWGPGLTRSPEQQRIVAELTPDEADTVLVKWRYSAFHRSPLELMLKETGRNQLLITGVYAHIGCMTTATDAFMRDIKPFFIADALADFTRDEHLMSLNYVAGRSGRVVMTEELLPSVPASKEALRAVVLPLLDESDEPLDDENLIDYGLDSVRMMALAARWRKVHGDIDFVMLAKNPTLDAWWALLSREVK, from the coding sequence ATGGCAATTCCAAAATTAACCGGTTACGCACTGCCGACGGCTGCCGATCTGCCGGACAATAAAGTGAACTGGGCATTTGAACCGGAGCGCGCGGCGCTGCTGATCCATGATATGCAGGAATACTTCCTGAATTTCTGGGGCGAAAACAGCCCAATGATGGCGCAAGTGGTTGCAAACATCGCGAAAATTCGCGAGTACTGCAAAGAGCACAATATTCCGGTTTATTACACCGCACAGCCAAAAGAGCAGAGCGATGAAGATCGCGCCCTGCTGAACGATATGTGGGGGCCGGGGCTCACCCGCTCGCCAGAGCAGCAACGCATTGTTGCCGAACTGACGCCAGATGAAGCTGACACGGTGCTGGTGAAATGGCGCTATAGCGCGTTCCACCGCTCGCCGCTGGAGCTGATGCTTAAAGAGACAGGCCGCAACCAGTTGTTGATCACTGGCGTGTACGCCCACATTGGTTGTATGACCACGGCAACAGATGCCTTTATGCGCGATATCAAACCGTTCTTTATTGCCGATGCGCTGGCAGATTTCACCCGTGACGAGCACCTGATGTCGCTTAACTACGTGGCGGGGCGTTCTGGTCGTGTGGTGATGACCGAGGAGCTGTTACCTTCGGTTCCGGCCTCGAAAGAGGCGCTGCGTGCGGTCGTGCTGCCGCTGCTGGATGAGTCCGATGAGCCTTTGGATGATGAAAACCTGATCGACTATGGTCTGGACTCGGTGCGCATGATGGCTCTGGCTGCCCGCTGGCGAAAAGTGCATGGCGATATTGATTTCGTCATGCTGGCGAAAAACCCAACCCTTGATGCCTGGTGGGCGTTGCTCTCCCGCGAGGTGAAGTGA
- the entA gene encoding 2,3-dihydro-2,3-dihydroxybenzoate dehydrogenase EntA, producing the protein MAGFDFTGKTVWVTGAGKGIGYATALAFAEAGAQVTGFDLAFPLAEYPFTTETMNVADPTQVSDVCGRVLATVDRLDVLVNAAGILRMGATDQLSQDDWQQTFAVNVGGAFNLFQQTMGQFRRQQGGVIVTVASDAAHTPRLGMSAYGASKAALKSLALTVGLELARDGVRCNLVSPGSTDTDMQRTLWVSDDAEQQRILGFGEQFKLGIPLGKIARPQEIASTVLFLASDHASHITLQDIVVDGGSTLGA; encoded by the coding sequence ATGGCCGGATTCGATTTTACCGGCAAAACTGTCTGGGTGACGGGGGCGGGCAAAGGGATTGGCTACGCCACCGCGTTGGCCTTTGCCGAGGCCGGGGCACAGGTGACGGGGTTCGATCTGGCGTTTCCGCTGGCGGAGTATCCTTTTACCACCGAAACGATGAACGTCGCGGATCCCACGCAGGTGAGTGACGTCTGCGGGCGCGTGCTTGCCACCGTTGATCGCCTGGACGTGCTGGTGAATGCCGCCGGTATTTTGCGCATGGGGGCAACCGATCAGCTTTCGCAGGATGACTGGCAGCAGACCTTCGCCGTTAATGTGGGGGGGGCGTTTAACCTGTTCCAGCAGACGATGGGTCAGTTCCGTCGTCAGCAGGGTGGGGTGATTGTCACCGTTGCCTCCGACGCCGCTCATACGCCGCGCTTGGGTATGAGCGCCTATGGCGCGTCGAAAGCGGCGCTGAAAAGCCTTGCGTTGACGGTTGGGCTGGAGCTGGCACGCGATGGTGTGCGTTGTAACCTGGTATCCCCGGGATCGACCGATACCGATATGCAGCGCACCCTGTGGGTGAGCGATGATGCTGAACAGCAGAGAATTCTGGGGTTTGGCGAGCAATTTAAACTCGGTATTCCGCTCGGTAAAATTGCCCGTCCGCAGGAGATTGCCAGTACTGTTCTGTTCCTGGCATCTGACCATGCCAGCCATATCACCTTGCAGGATATTGTGGTGGACGGCGGCTCCACGCTGGGGGCGTAG
- the entH gene encoding proofreading thioesterase EntH: protein MIWKRHLSLDELNATSLNTMVAHLGIIYTRLGDDTLEAEMPVDERTHQPFGLLHGGASAALAETLGSMAGFLMTRDGQNVVGTELNATHHRAVSQGKVRGVCQPLHLGRQSQSWEIVVFDEQGRRCCTCRLSTMVLG, encoded by the coding sequence ATGATCTGGAAACGTCACTTATCCCTTGATGAGCTGAATGCCACCAGCCTGAACACGATGGTGGCGCATCTGGGGATTATCTATACCCGCCTGGGCGATGACACGCTGGAAGCAGAGATGCCGGTAGATGAGCGTACTCATCAGCCGTTTGGCCTGCTGCACGGTGGGGCTTCGGCAGCGCTGGCAGAAACGCTGGGGTCAATGGCCGGATTTCTGATGACCCGCGACGGGCAAAATGTGGTGGGCACTGAGCTTAATGCCACCCATCATCGTGCCGTGTCCCAGGGCAAGGTGCGCGGTGTATGTCAGCCTCTGCATCTGGGGCGACAGAGCCAGAGCTGGGAAATTGTGGTCTTCGACGAGCAGGGACGCCGCTGCTGTACGTGTCGCCTGAGTACGATGGTACTGGGATAA
- the cstA gene encoding pyruvate/proton symporter CstA — MNNSGKYLKWAVLSVVGAFALGYIALNRGEQINALWIVVAAVCIYLIAYRFYGLYIAKNVLAVDGTRMTPAVRHNDGLDYVPTDKKVLFGHHFAAIAGAGPLVGPVLAAQMGYLPGMIWILAGVVLAGAVQDFMVLFVSTRRDGRSLGELVKEEMGPTAGVIALVATFMIMVIILAVLAMIVVKALTHSPWGTYTVAFTIPLALFMGIYIRYLRPGRIGEVSVIGLVFLVFAIISGGWVAESPTWAPYFDFTGVQLTWMLVGYGFVASVLPVWLLLAPRDYLSTFLKIGTIVGLAIGILIMRPTLTMPALTKFIDGTGPVWTGSLFPFLFITIACGAVSGFHALIASGTTPKMLANENQACFIGYGGMLMESFVAIMALVSACIIDPGVYFAMNSPMAVLAPAGTVDVVASAAQVVSGWGFAITPETLTHIANEVGEQSIISRAGGAPTLAVGMAYILHGALGGLMDVSFWYHFAILFEALFILTAVDAGTRAARFMLQDLLGVISPGLKRTDSLPANLLATALCVLAWGYFLHQGVVDPLGGINTLWPLFGIANQMLAGMALMLCAVVLFKMKRQRYAWVALVPTSWLLICTLTAGWQKAFSPDNKVGFLAIANKFQAMIDSGKIPAQYTESQLTQLVFNNRLDAGLTIFFMVVVVVLALYSVKTALAALKEDKPTAKETPYEPMPENLEEIVTQAKGAH; from the coding sequence ATGAACAACTCAGGGAAATACCTTAAATGGGCAGTGCTCTCCGTTGTGGGAGCATTTGCTCTGGGCTACATCGCCCTCAATCGTGGTGAACAGATCAATGCGCTATGGATCGTCGTCGCCGCCGTCTGCATTTATCTGATCGCGTATCGTTTTTATGGTCTCTATATCGCAAAGAATGTCCTCGCGGTAGACGGGACGCGCATGACACCTGCCGTTCGTCATAACGATGGTCTGGACTACGTACCAACCGACAAAAAAGTGCTGTTTGGCCACCATTTCGCGGCAATCGCAGGGGCAGGCCCGCTGGTAGGCCCCGTACTGGCGGCGCAAATGGGCTATCTGCCAGGGATGATTTGGATCCTTGCTGGCGTGGTGCTGGCAGGAGCGGTACAGGACTTTATGGTGCTGTTCGTCTCCACGCGTCGCGATGGCCGCTCATTGGGTGAGCTGGTAAAAGAAGAGATGGGGCCGACGGCCGGGGTGATTGCCCTGGTCGCGACCTTTATGATCATGGTGATTATTCTGGCGGTACTGGCCATGATCGTAGTGAAAGCGTTGACCCACAGTCCGTGGGGAACCTACACCGTCGCCTTTACCATTCCCCTGGCGTTGTTCATGGGGATCTATATTCGCTATCTGCGCCCTGGGCGTATCGGCGAAGTCTCCGTGATTGGTCTGGTCTTCCTCGTGTTCGCCATTATCTCTGGAGGCTGGGTGGCGGAAAGCCCGACGTGGGCCCCGTACTTTGACTTTACCGGCGTACAACTGACCTGGATGCTGGTGGGTTACGGTTTTGTAGCGTCTGTTCTGCCGGTATGGCTGCTGCTTGCCCCGCGCGATTATCTCTCCACCTTCCTGAAAATCGGCACTATCGTGGGCCTGGCGATTGGCATTCTGATCATGCGTCCGACGCTGACCATGCCTGCGCTAACCAAATTTATTGATGGTACGGGTCCGGTATGGACCGGGAGCCTGTTCCCGTTCCTGTTTATCACCATCGCCTGTGGCGCGGTATCAGGCTTCCATGCCCTGATTGCGTCAGGTACGACGCCGAAAATGCTGGCGAATGAGAATCAGGCCTGCTTTATCGGTTACGGCGGGATGCTGATGGAATCCTTCGTGGCGATCATGGCGCTGGTTTCGGCCTGTATTATCGATCCGGGTGTGTATTTTGCGATGAACAGCCCGATGGCGGTGCTCGCACCTGCCGGAACGGTTGACGTGGTGGCATCAGCGGCACAGGTGGTGAGTGGCTGGGGCTTTGCCATCACGCCGGAAACACTGACGCATATCGCCAATGAAGTGGGTGAGCAGTCGATTATCTCTCGTGCAGGCGGTGCGCCGACGCTGGCCGTTGGGATGGCGTACATTCTGCACGGGGCGCTTGGCGGCTTAATGGATGTGTCATTCTGGTATCACTTTGCCATTCTGTTTGAAGCGCTGTTTATTCTGACGGCGGTGGACGCCGGAACCCGCGCGGCACGCTTTATGTTGCAGGATCTGTTGGGGGTTATCTCCCCAGGGCTGAAACGCACCGATTCATTGCCTGCAAACCTGTTGGCGACAGCGTTGTGTGTCCTGGCGTGGGGATATTTCCTGCATCAGGGGGTGGTGGATCCGCTGGGCGGAATTAACACCCTGTGGCCGCTGTTCGGTATTGCTAACCAGATGCTGGCAGGCATGGCGCTGATGCTGTGTGCCGTTGTGCTGTTCAAGATGAAGCGCCAGCGTTATGCGTGGGTCGCACTTGTGCCGACATCCTGGTTGCTGATTTGTACTCTGACGGCGGGCTGGCAGAAAGCCTTCAGCCCGGATAACAAAGTGGGTTTCCTGGCGATTGCCAATAAGTTCCAGGCAATGATCGACAGTGGGAAAATCCCGGCGCAGTACACCGAGTCACAGTTGACTCAACTGGTGTTTAACAACCGTCTGGATGCCGGGCTGACGATCTTCTTTATGGTGGTGGTTGTGGTGCTGGCGTTGTACTCTGTGAAAACCGCACTGGCGGCGCTGAAAGAAGACAAACCGACAGCGAAAGAGACGCCATATGAGCCGATGCCTGAAAACCTGGAAGAGATTGTGACCCAGGCGAAAGGGGCGCATTAA
- a CDS encoding YbdD/YjiX family protein: MFDTLSKAGKYLGQAAKMMIGVPDYDNYVEHMRVNHPDQTPMTYEEFFRDRQDARYGGKGGAKCC, encoded by the coding sequence ATGTTCGACACCCTCTCTAAAGCAGGTAAATACTTAGGTCAGGCCGCCAAAATGATGATCGGCGTACCGGATTACGATAACTATGTCGAGCACATGCGCGTTAATCATCCTGACCAGACGCCAATGACCTACGAAGAATTCTTCCGCGATCGCCAGGACGCCCGCTACGGCGGCAAGGGGGGCGCGAAGTGCTGTTAA
- a CDS encoding 3-oxoacyl-ACP reductase family protein yields the protein MQIDLTGKKALVTGASRGLGRAIALSLAQAGADVVITYEKSAEKAQAVADEISALGRHSEAIQADSANAQAIQDAVTHAARSLGGLDILVNNAGIARGGPLESMTLADIDALINVNIRGVVVATQAALVHLSDGGRIINIGSCLANRVAQPGISVYSMTKSALNSLTRGLARDLGSRGITVNLVHPGPTNSDMNPEDGEQADSQRQLIAIGHYGQPEDVAAAVTFLASPAAGQISGTGLDVDGGLNA from the coding sequence ATGCAGATCGATTTAACAGGTAAAAAGGCGCTGGTCACCGGCGCCAGCCGTGGGTTGGGTCGCGCGATTGCGCTCTCTCTGGCACAAGCCGGAGCCGATGTCGTGATTACGTATGAAAAATCGGCCGAAAAAGCCCAGGCCGTCGCCGATGAAATCTCCGCACTGGGGCGGCACAGCGAAGCGATTCAGGCGGACAGCGCCAATGCGCAGGCCATACAGGATGCCGTCACGCATGCAGCAAGATCCCTTGGCGGGTTAGATATTTTGGTCAATAACGCCGGAATAGCCCGTGGTGGCCCGCTGGAGTCCATGACTCTGGCCGACATTGATGCCCTGATCAACGTCAATATTCGCGGCGTGGTTGTTGCAACCCAGGCAGCACTGGTTCATCTCTCTGATGGTGGACGGATTATCAATATTGGCAGTTGCCTGGCGAACCGCGTTGCCCAGCCAGGTATCTCGGTCTATTCGATGACCAAATCTGCGCTCAACTCTCTCACCCGTGGTCTGGCTCGCGATCTGGGGTCGCGCGGCATTACCGTCAACCTTGTACATCCCGGCCCAACCAACAGTGATATGAACCCGGAGGACGGCGAACAGGCAGATTCTCAGCGTCAGCTCATTGCCATAGGGCATTACGGCCAGCCGGAAGATGTGGCTGCCGCCGTGACGTTTCTGGCAAGCCCCGCCGCCGGGCAGATCTCCGGCACAGGCCTGGACGTGGATGGCGGTCTGAACGCCTGA
- a CDS encoding oxidoreductase, with protein sequence MSNTDIRVVPGPANYFSHPGSLARLNDFFTPEQLAHAVWIYGERAIAGARPFLPDSFHTPGAKHLLFTGHCSERDVTGLVKASGNDARVVIGVGGGALLDTVKAVARRLGVPVVAIPTIAATCAAWTPLSVWYNDAGQALQFEIFDDANFLVLVEPQIILNAPAEYLLAGIGDTLAKWYEAVVLAPQPENLPLTVRLGINGALAIRDVLLERSEEALADQQRGEITQAFRDVVDAIIAGGGMVGGLGERYTRVAAAHAVHNGLTVLPQTEKYLHGTKVAYGILVQSALLGQDDVLAQLVAAYQRFNLPTTLHELDIDINNRDELDKVITHTLRPVESIHYLPVALTPDVLRAAFEKVEAFSR encoded by the coding sequence ATGAGCAACACCGACATCCGCGTCGTACCCGGCCCGGCGAATTACTTCTCTCATCCCGGCAGCCTTGCTCGCCTGAATGACTTCTTCACGCCGGAACAGCTGGCGCACGCGGTGTGGATTTATGGCGAACGTGCAATTGCAGGCGCGCGCCCTTTCCTGCCGGACAGTTTTCATACGCCAGGCGCAAAACATTTACTGTTTACAGGCCACTGTAGCGAACGTGACGTAACCGGACTGGTAAAGGCATCCGGCAATGACGCTCGCGTGGTGATCGGCGTGGGCGGCGGGGCGCTACTCGATACCGTCAAAGCGGTGGCGCGTCGTCTGGGTGTTCCGGTTGTCGCTATTCCAACCATTGCCGCCACCTGTGCAGCCTGGACGCCGTTATCCGTCTGGTATAACGATGCCGGACAAGCGTTGCAGTTCGAAATTTTCGACGATGCCAATTTCCTGGTGCTGGTTGAGCCGCAGATCATCCTTAATGCCCCGGCGGAATACCTGCTGGCAGGCATCGGCGACACTCTGGCAAAATGGTACGAAGCAGTGGTTCTTGCCCCTCAGCCTGAAAACCTGCCACTGACCGTACGCCTCGGGATCAACGGCGCACTGGCGATCCGCGATGTCCTGCTGGAGCGCAGTGAAGAGGCGCTGGCCGACCAGCAACGCGGTGAAATCACACAAGCATTTCGTGATGTGGTAGATGCGATTATTGCCGGTGGCGGTATGGTCGGCGGTCTGGGAGAACGCTATACGCGCGTGGCAGCCGCCCATGCGGTACATAACGGCTTAACCGTCCTGCCACAGACCGAAAAATACCTGCACGGTACGAAAGTGGCTTACGGCATTCTGGTACAAAGTGCCCTGCTTGGTCAGGATGACGTGCTGGCCCAGTTGGTTGCGGCTTATCAGCGCTTTAACCTGCCGACCACGCTGCATGAGCTGGATATCGATATCAACAATCGCGATGAACTGGACAAGGTGATTACCCACACGCTGCGTCCGGTGGAGTCTATCCACTATTTACCGGTTGCTCTGACCCCCGATGTTCTGCGCGCCGCGTTTGAAAAGGTGGAAGCCTTCAGCCGCTAA
- a CDS encoding sugar ABC transporter ATP-binding protein, with product MVSSRLEMRGISLAFSGFQALSRVDFTLMGGSVHALTGANGAGKSTLMAVLCGTHDHYEGEICINNQPVAIREPLDAKLLGIHLVQQEVDVALIPGLSIAENIMLDQLAQPGHRYNWRAIRQQARQALAQLDIGMDVRRSIDNCSLAEKQQILLARALSHHCRFLILDEPTAPLDAHESERLFVVVKRLQQQGIGVVFISHRIHELKAICDTLTVLRDGKLIESGPMAALSGEAIVEKMLGHELSDIYPPARPPHSEETLLRVEGLHDEALLKNISLHLRKGEILGIAGLAGAGKTELCKALFGATKSRVEHGELNHQPWQPRDPADSVLRGLALVPEERRKEGIFIDEPVSMNLSVSADNSFSRWSLFGHRQAWRWAEEVIARVGVRTRGPGQVLRRLSGGNQQKVAIGKWLRNEASVLIFDEPTKGVDVKAKTDLFQLIDGLAREGKGVIYASGEFAELVGLCDRICVLWDGRIVAEIAGAEAREETLLYYSTGGTAS from the coding sequence ATGGTTTCCAGTCGCCTTGAGATGCGCGGTATCAGCCTGGCTTTTTCAGGGTTTCAGGCGCTGTCACGTGTGGATTTCACGCTGATGGGCGGTTCCGTGCATGCGTTAACCGGTGCGAATGGTGCGGGGAAATCAACGCTGATGGCGGTGTTGTGCGGTACGCACGATCACTATGAAGGCGAGATCTGTATCAACAACCAGCCGGTTGCCATTCGTGAACCGCTGGATGCGAAGCTGCTGGGGATCCACCTTGTGCAGCAGGAAGTGGACGTGGCGCTGATTCCGGGTTTGAGCATCGCCGAAAATATCATGCTCGATCAACTGGCACAGCCGGGGCATCGCTACAACTGGCGCGCTATTCGCCAGCAGGCGAGGCAGGCACTAGCGCAGCTGGATATCGGGATGGACGTGCGCCGCTCAATCGACAACTGCTCGCTTGCTGAAAAGCAGCAAATTTTGCTGGCGCGGGCGCTGTCACATCACTGCCGTTTTCTGATTCTCGATGAACCCACCGCTCCGCTGGACGCGCATGAAAGCGAACGTCTGTTTGTGGTCGTGAAACGCCTGCAACAGCAGGGTATTGGTGTGGTGTTTATCTCCCACCGTATTCACGAGCTGAAAGCCATTTGCGACACCTTAACGGTGCTGCGCGACGGCAAGCTGATTGAATCTGGCCCGATGGCAGCGCTAAGCGGCGAAGCCATTGTGGAGAAAATGCTCGGCCATGAGCTGAGCGACATCTATCCGCCAGCACGTCCACCACACAGCGAAGAGACGCTGTTGCGGGTGGAAGGCCTGCACGATGAAGCGCTGCTGAAAAATATCTCATTGCATCTGCGTAAAGGGGAAATCCTGGGGATCGCAGGGCTGGCGGGGGCTGGGAAAACGGAACTCTGCAAGGCGCTATTCGGCGCGACTAAAAGCCGCGTTGAACATGGCGAACTGAATCATCAACCCTGGCAACCGCGCGATCCGGCCGATTCTGTCCTGCGTGGTCTGGCGCTGGTTCCGGAAGAGCGTCGCAAAGAGGGCATTTTTATCGATGAGCCGGTCAGCATGAATCTTTCTGTCAGTGCGGATAACTCATTCTCCCGCTGGAGCCTGTTCGGGCATCGTCAGGCGTGGCGATGGGCAGAAGAGGTCATTGCTCGCGTGGGGGTACGTACGCGTGGGCCAGGACAAGTGCTGCGTCGCCTTTCGGGAGGAAACCAGCAAAAAGTGGCCATCGGTAAATGGCTACGCAATGAGGCCAGTGTGCTCATTTTTGACGAGCCAACCAAAGGTGTGGACGTGAAAGCCAAAACGGACCTGTTCCAGTTGATTGATGGCCTGGCACGGGAAGGGAAAGGGGTGATTTACGCCTCTGGTGAGTTTGCTGAACTGGTGGGATTGTGCGACCGCATCTGCGTGCTGTGGGACGGGCGTATTGTGGCGGAGATCGCCGGGGCCGAGGCCCGTGAAGAGACATTACTTTATTATTCAACCGGAGGAACGGCGTCGTGA